A stretch of Labrus mixtus chromosome 7, fLabMix1.1, whole genome shotgun sequence DNA encodes these proteins:
- the LOC132976929 gene encoding transcription factor HES-5-like — MKPAEIRFSLQRPQQHRHPDMAPSITSAMTNSQEHLTLTHKLRKPQVEKLRRERINSSIEQLKSLLGPEFLKQEPDSKLEKSDILEMTVCVLRRLQQHQIVNSAAVNQGFSRCVQETTHFLSRQQVNMKSQRRLLNHFNKLQPSSDKNLGEADFSPLSSTVQTRNTKEKSPVNSAPWRPW, encoded by the exons ATGAAGCCAGCAGAGATCAGATTCTCTCTACAGAGACCTCAACAGCACAGACATCCAGACATGGCACCTTCAATCACTTCAGCAATGACCAACTCTCAGGAACATCTGACTCTGACACACAAG ctcagAAAGCCTCAGGTGGAGAAGTTACGCAGAGAGCGAATCAACAGCAGCATTGAGCAGCTCAAGTCTCTCCTGGGTCCAGAGTTCCTCAAACAAGAGCCAGACTCCAAGCTGGAGAAATCAGACATCCTGGAgatgacagtttgtgtcctcagACGACTGCAGCAGCATCAGATTGTGAACTCAGCAGCTGTTAACCAGGGATTCTCCAGGTGTGTCCAAGAGACgacacactttctgtccagaCAGCAAGTGAACATGAAGTCCCAGAGAAGACTGCTGAACCACTTCAACAAGCTGCAGCCTTCCTCTGATAAGAACCTGGGAGAGGCTGACTTCTCTCCTCTGAGCTCCACAGTCCAGACCAGGAACACCAAAGAGAAGAGTCCAGTCAACAGCGCCCCCTGGAGGCCGTGGTAG